TATAAAATACGTCGGGGCTCAAAAACAGAATATAGTTATGGCTTATGTATATATATTAAAAAGTACAAGAGACGGACGATATTATATTGGGAGCACCATAGATGTAAATCGAAGATTAAGACATCATCAAGGGGGTTATACTTATTCAACCAGGCGTTTTGGTAAATTAGAATTAGTATTTAAGCAA
This portion of the Patescibacteria group bacterium genome encodes:
- a CDS encoding GIY-YIG nuclease family protein, encoding MAYVYILKSTRDGRYYIGSTIDVNRRLRHHQGGYTYSTRRFGKLELVFKQEYKSLKDARYIERKLKKLKRKDYIDKIIKDEYIKVNIPR